The following DNA comes from Watersipora subatra chromosome 8, tzWatSuba1.1, whole genome shotgun sequence.
AACCTGAAATTCTTgttttacaactacatgtaggttCCTGTTTATAAGGTTCTTCAACTGTTTGTATTTCTACAGATGAGTCCTCATACTAACCTAGCTACATACAGCTATGCTCCATCTCCAGACATTCAAATTTGCCAAATTTGCAATAAACAACTTGATATACACTACCTCTCTGTTAACCAAAGCTCTGCACATCTTGAACAAGggcttttgttttttattattttccagaTGAATTCTATTATAGTAGAAACGTTAACTTTTGTGACAACTTTTGGTGATACATACATTTTTGCTATCTACACACCTCTGGTCAACATACTTATCCTGACACATGGGCACTTACTATTCAATTTTTTCTGCTCAAGCGGTTAATTGGTTCTTCCTATACCCTGATATGTTTTACGGTATTATGTGCAGATGCTTACCTTTTCTTGTTGATTGTTGGACTATTTAGTTTATGCGTTATTTCTTAACAATAGTGCATGACTACAATACATACCTGAAATAGATGGATACAGCAAAATTATTGAGTAACTTTGTTTATTACCATATAACTTGCATGCTTGTTAATCTGTGATGTAAGTGAAAATAATTCTTAAAGATTTACAGCATAGCTTATATCTAGTGTCCACTCAATTTAATCCCTTACAAGCTTTAAAACATATTGGCGGTTATTGCAAGTATTGAGTAATTCAAAAACTTCCATTTTGCATTTTATCCTACTTTTACAAGTTTGTCGTTTAAAAAGTATCAAAAGTCTTAAGTAATTTGGCTGCCttaaatagacagattagtattaaataatttataaaatttctgagttaaaaaacaaagtttctttgtttgttcatttattCTTTACTTTGAGacattaattattattgttttaaataaataaataatcaaaGTCACCTAgcaattattacattattttggttacaattaaatttaaagaaaaataaagtaTACAGGAGTTCCTATTATTTCTTTTATAGAGAGCACACAGCGAGATGGTCACTCCTTCTTGGATGTACGCAACTCTGCACAACAAGCGAAACCTTTTGGTTTTTGATGCAGTCAGCTGTAAGATATCATGTCCATTCACTAGGcctcaaaaagaaaaaagagtgaGAGGGGaagtgagagagagaaggagggaAAGAATAAGAGGGAAggaaagagtgagagagagggaggaaaAGAATGAGAGGGGGAAAGAGTTAAAGAGGGAGGGACagaaagaaagagagggagaaagagagaggggagagagggagaggaagagaggaAAAAAGGAAGAAGAGAGGGTTGAAGAGGGAGAAGAAGAGGAAGAAAAAGAGGAAGAGAGGCAGAGAGGCCGAGCGCAGAGAGGCAAAGAGACAAAAAGGCAGAAAAGAAGATAGGCAGAGAAGCAAAGAGGCAAagaggcagagaggcagagaAGCAGAGAAGCCAAAAGGCAGAGGGGCAGAGGGGCAGAGGGGCAGAGGGGCAGAAGATCAGAGGGgcagagagagggagaaaaggagagagaggaaggaaagaagagagaggaagaaagggagagagaggaaaaaagggagaaagaggaagaaagagagagatagcAAAGGAGATAGAGGGAAAGAGAGGTAGAgggggaaggagagagagagagagagaaagagaaagagaatgagaaagagagagagaggagagagagaggagagagagaggagagagagagagtgagaaaaagggagagagcgagaaagagagagaaagggaaagaaAGGGAAAGGGAAGAGTGAAAAAGAGGGAAAGAAGGAAAAATAGGGAGAGATatggagagagagggagaaagagagagacagAACTGTGAGAAATCTGATCACCCTGAACTCCAACAAGAGTAGAAAGGATTACTCACTGCTCCCAATCAATGGAGGAAGGACTATATCAGTAAATTATCCTGTCAAAAATGAACCTAGCTGATATACATGACTTAAACTGCCGGCATCATTTTATTGGCTAAGGAAAGTTTGCGCCACCTTTGGGCCAATTCAAGCATCAATCATGATGTGAGACAATAAGTACCAAAACCGTAACATTTGATACATGAACAGGGTGCTGGCTATGCTAATGAATAAGCATCTTGCTTTGAATAAATCATAGCATACAATGAGCTATTCAAAGCAAAATGACTATCCAAGTTTAAAATGATAGTTTAAAACTATCGAAACCGGATATAACATTTCTCACAGACATTCAAATTTTTCAGTCCTCAGTGATGGAGTTACTAATTTAGAAGAAAGAGAGGAAAAATAGCATTTTTCGCTAAACTAAGTAATGCCCAGAAGTCTACATCTAGTCACAATAATCTTAATCtaccaaataaaaattatttcacatagtaagaaaaataccaatatgaCTTACCTTAGAAGTTGAAATATACAACCTGTTGTTTGTTATCCAACAGAAAAAGGGACATGTCTGTGACATACCCATTATTGATTGAGCACACACAAGTTGCATTGATTGCAAGTTTATGTGGTTCAGAGTCATCAGCGAATAAGTAAAGGGTGGGTTGTTTCTTCTGACAACTCAAGTTGGGCTATGTTAAACCTACTAATAGAACAAAAACAAAGTTGGTTATCATTAAAATGAGATCTATAATACGCATAGCAGGTAAATAAATATCATCATTATTTTCATCATTGGGATAATATATGGAGTATATTTGGTTGTAAAGTATATCCTTTA
Coding sequences within:
- the LOC137402819 gene encoding octapeptide-repeat protein T2-like, whose protein sequence is MVTPSWMYATLHNKRNLLVFDAVSCKISCPFTRPQKEKRVRGEVRERRRERIRGKERVREREEKNERGKELKREGQKEREGERERGERERKRGKKEEERVEEGEEEEEKEEERQRGRAQRGKETKRQKRR